Proteins from a single region of Polyangium spumosum:
- a CDS encoding carbonic anhydrase has protein sequence MEKLLRGIIDFRKNKRPGLLDLFRNLAEKGQKPDVLFFACADSRVVPNLVVSTDPGDLFVVRSVGNLVAPASSEGVSVADVSEASAIEYSINHLPVKHIVVCGHSHCGAMGAVLAGRDKLKGVPNLKEWLSHAEPSFARLVRSPFIKNELPPADRLSQANVLQQIDHILTYPGISERVAQGTLMLHAWWFDVPNADVHVYDRERGGYTLLDEAEADRVLSGRSGIRPS, from the coding sequence ATGGAAAAGTTGCTCCGAGGCATCATCGACTTCCGCAAGAACAAGCGCCCCGGTCTCCTCGACCTGTTCCGGAACCTCGCAGAAAAAGGGCAGAAGCCGGACGTCCTGTTTTTCGCCTGCGCGGACAGCCGTGTCGTGCCGAACCTCGTCGTCTCGACCGATCCCGGCGATCTCTTCGTCGTCCGCAGCGTCGGCAACCTCGTCGCTCCGGCCTCGTCCGAGGGCGTGTCGGTCGCCGATGTCTCCGAGGCCTCGGCCATCGAGTACAGCATCAACCACCTCCCGGTGAAGCATATCGTCGTTTGCGGGCACTCCCACTGCGGCGCGATGGGCGCCGTCCTCGCCGGCCGGGACAAGCTCAAGGGCGTGCCGAACCTGAAGGAATGGCTCTCGCACGCGGAGCCCTCGTTCGCGCGCCTCGTGCGCTCGCCCTTCATCAAGAACGAGCTGCCGCCCGCGGATCGCCTCTCCCAGGCGAACGTGCTCCAGCAGATCGACCACATCCTCACGTACCCCGGGATCTCCGAGCGCGTGGCGCAGGGCACGCTCATGCTGCACGCCTGGTGGTTCGACGTCCCGAATGCCGACGTGCACGTCTACGACCGGGAGCGCGGCGGTTATACCCTGCTCGACGAGGCCGAGGCCGACCGCGTGCTCTCCGGACGATCGGGCATCCGCCCGAGCTGA
- the lon gene encoding endopeptidase La yields MTTLRDGARVPSSPFPVLPLRNGVLFPGAVIALPIGRERSVALVRTLAKGDVIGVLTQKDRNVADPSEAELYRLGTFARVVETGRLPSGDMKLVLEGVGRMRLSSLVRRDPFWLAEGEVAAETGEASEEAKLFARALFDQVRELGRGIENSVDASLAEEDPGLFADRVSALLGLTSDKDMRVLEALDVVERLRIVAGFVIEQKSLSEVKRKIEQDVRREIGNHQREAILREQLKAIKKELGEDGERDETGKLRERLEKAVLPEEVRAVAKRELERLEALNPQQAEYNVIRTYLDWIAELPWSHRADAKDDIDAVGEKLDEDHYGLGDVKRRILEHIAVLKLKGTTRGSILCLAGPPGVGKTSIGQSIADATGRPFVRIALGGVRDEAEIRGHRRTYVAALPGRIVHAMKKAKVKNPVVLLDEIDKLAVGWAGNPEAALLEVLDPEQNKTFQDHYLELPFDLSEVLFVCTANDLSTLSAPLRDRLEIIEVPGYTPDEKAHIARRHLIPKQLAAHGIPEGTLTITDDALRAIVRDYTREAGVRQLEREIKKLCRALSLEVARAKEEKPHLHVEESDLGRYLGKVKFFAEVAERTATPGVATGMAWTPVGGDILFIETSRMPGRGRVEITGQLGDVMKESAKAALSYVKSHASALGVDTSKLEEEDLHIHVPAGAVPKDGPSAGVTMFTALTSLLSSRRVRSDTAMTGECTLRGRVLPVGGIKAKVMAAHRAGIKRVILPQKNARDVDEVPEEVRTSLELVFAEDMSQVIAAALEERPSEEETVPLGNDETTGGEAQAVH; encoded by the coding sequence ATGACGACGCTCCGCGACGGGGCCCGTGTGCCCTCTTCTCCGTTTCCCGTGCTTCCGCTCCGCAACGGGGTGCTCTTTCCCGGCGCGGTGATCGCTCTCCCCATCGGCCGCGAGCGCTCGGTCGCGCTCGTCCGGACCCTCGCCAAGGGTGACGTGATCGGCGTCCTCACGCAGAAGGACCGCAACGTCGCGGACCCGTCGGAGGCCGAGCTCTATCGCCTCGGCACGTTCGCCCGCGTGGTGGAGACGGGGAGGCTGCCGAGCGGGGACATGAAGCTCGTCCTCGAGGGCGTGGGCCGCATGCGCCTCTCCAGCCTCGTTCGGCGGGACCCGTTCTGGCTCGCCGAGGGCGAGGTCGCCGCGGAGACGGGCGAGGCGAGCGAGGAGGCCAAGCTCTTCGCGCGGGCGCTCTTCGATCAGGTGCGCGAGCTCGGCCGCGGGATCGAGAATTCGGTCGACGCCTCGCTCGCCGAGGAGGATCCGGGGCTCTTCGCGGATCGGGTCTCGGCGTTGCTCGGGCTGACGTCGGACAAGGACATGCGCGTGCTCGAGGCGCTCGACGTGGTGGAGCGGCTGCGGATCGTGGCGGGCTTCGTCATCGAGCAGAAATCGCTCTCCGAGGTGAAGCGCAAGATCGAGCAGGACGTGCGCCGCGAGATCGGCAATCACCAGCGCGAGGCGATCCTGCGCGAGCAGCTCAAGGCCATCAAGAAGGAGCTCGGCGAGGACGGCGAGCGCGACGAGACGGGTAAGCTGCGCGAGCGGCTGGAGAAGGCGGTCTTGCCCGAGGAGGTCCGGGCCGTCGCCAAGCGCGAGCTCGAGCGGCTCGAGGCGCTCAACCCGCAGCAGGCCGAATACAACGTGATCCGGACGTACCTCGACTGGATCGCGGAGCTGCCGTGGAGCCACCGCGCGGACGCGAAGGACGACATCGACGCGGTGGGCGAGAAGCTCGACGAGGACCATTACGGTCTCGGCGACGTGAAGCGCCGGATCCTGGAGCACATCGCGGTCCTCAAATTGAAGGGCACGACGAGGGGGAGCATCCTCTGCCTCGCGGGCCCGCCCGGGGTCGGCAAGACGTCGATCGGGCAATCGATCGCGGACGCGACGGGCCGGCCGTTCGTGCGGATCGCGCTCGGCGGCGTGCGCGACGAGGCGGAGATCCGCGGGCATCGGCGCACGTACGTGGCGGCCTTGCCGGGGCGGATCGTCCACGCGATGAAGAAGGCGAAGGTGAAGAACCCGGTCGTCCTCCTGGACGAGATCGACAAACTCGCGGTGGGCTGGGCGGGCAACCCCGAGGCGGCGCTGCTCGAGGTGCTGGATCCGGAACAAAACAAGACGTTCCAGGACCATTACCTGGAGCTGCCGTTCGACCTGTCCGAGGTGCTCTTCGTGTGCACGGCGAACGATCTCTCCACGCTCTCGGCGCCGCTGCGGGATCGGCTGGAGATCATCGAGGTCCCCGGGTACACGCCGGACGAGAAGGCGCACATCGCGCGCAGGCATCTGATCCCGAAGCAGCTCGCGGCGCACGGGATCCCGGAGGGCACGCTCACGATCACGGACGACGCGCTCCGGGCGATCGTCCGCGATTACACGCGAGAGGCGGGCGTCAGGCAGCTCGAACGAGAAATCAAGAAGCTCTGCCGCGCGCTCTCCCTCGAAGTGGCGCGAGCGAAGGAGGAGAAGCCCCATCTGCACGTGGAGGAGAGCGACCTCGGGAGGTATCTCGGCAAGGTGAAATTCTTCGCGGAGGTGGCGGAGCGGACGGCGACGCCGGGGGTGGCGACGGGAATGGCCTGGACGCCGGTGGGCGGGGACATCCTGTTCATCGAGACGAGCCGGATGCCGGGCCGAGGGCGCGTGGAGATCACGGGGCAGCTCGGCGACGTGATGAAAGAATCGGCGAAGGCGGCGCTCTCGTACGTGAAGAGCCACGCGTCGGCGCTCGGCGTGGATACGTCGAAGCTCGAGGAGGAGGACCTGCACATCCACGTCCCCGCGGGCGCCGTGCCCAAGGACGGGCCGAGCGCGGGCGTGACGATGTTCACGGCGTTGACGTCGCTGCTCTCGTCGCGGCGGGTGCGGAGCGACACGGCCATGACCGGCGAATGCACGCTGCGCGGGCGCGTCCTTCCCGTCGGCGGGATCAAGGCCAAGGTGATGGCCGCGCACCGCGCCGGCATCAAGCGGGTCATCCTGCCGCAAAAAAACGCGCGTGACGTCGACGAGGTGCCGGAGGAGGTGCGGACCTCGCTGGAGCTCGTGTTCGCCGAGGACATGAGCCAGGTGATCGCCGCGGCGCTGGAGGAGCGGCCGTCCGAAGAGGAGACCGTCCCGCTCGGCAACGACGAGACGACCGGCGGCGAAGCGCAGGCCGTTCACTGA
- a CDS encoding MFS transporter, translating to MSHVTPPLRRLYGTTLPFGIACGISIGLTAVYLNKVGYTKAQIGDLAVFFGAGLVLFALPVGAIIRRFSAERVLAASLLGYACCLVAFPFAPSFASVAAVRFVDGLFTIGIWVSSETVLLAQAKKEHKAYLTSLYAIWLASGYVAGPLMATGMAYFVPATVSFSVAALFALAAGIYVSLRMPPAPPVEGASAEDENSQEKASELSAATILWRIKTSCFASFSYGYFQAAVVIFLPLYLIESKGVPENNTIVLTGLFCLGMMVFSNIAGRIADRVGHLRSVRVLSVIGLACVLGFVYVDNYWLMLAIVFGTGGSFASMSPVALALTGVIVEPRDYSRANAIYNMFYAAGILTGPLVASRIFQRFGGITMLYHHVAMWAAFVLFTVVFMYDDPAARRKRDAKDQVDPDPTGLPGGAAG from the coding sequence GTGAGTCATGTGACCCCCCCGCTCCGCCGGCTCTATGGGACCACGTTGCCGTTCGGGATCGCGTGCGGCATCTCGATCGGGCTGACGGCGGTCTACCTGAACAAGGTCGGGTACACGAAGGCGCAGATCGGCGATCTGGCCGTGTTCTTCGGCGCGGGGCTCGTGCTCTTCGCGCTGCCGGTTGGGGCGATCATTCGGCGGTTTTCGGCCGAGCGTGTCCTCGCCGCGTCTCTGCTCGGTTATGCCTGCTGCCTGGTCGCCTTCCCGTTCGCGCCGAGCTTCGCCTCGGTCGCGGCCGTCCGCTTCGTCGACGGGCTCTTCACGATCGGGATATGGGTCAGCTCCGAGACGGTGCTGCTCGCGCAGGCCAAGAAGGAGCACAAGGCCTACCTCACGAGCCTCTATGCGATATGGCTGGCGAGCGGATACGTGGCCGGCCCGTTGATGGCGACGGGAATGGCCTATTTCGTCCCGGCGACGGTCTCGTTCAGCGTGGCCGCGCTCTTCGCGCTCGCCGCCGGTATTTATGTGTCGCTCCGAATGCCGCCGGCGCCGCCCGTCGAAGGCGCGAGCGCGGAGGACGAAAACAGCCAGGAGAAAGCTTCGGAGCTCTCCGCCGCGACGATCCTGTGGCGGATCAAGACCTCGTGTTTCGCCTCGTTCTCGTACGGCTACTTCCAGGCGGCCGTGGTGATTTTCCTGCCGCTTTACCTCATCGAGTCGAAAGGGGTCCCCGAGAACAACACGATCGTCCTGACGGGGCTCTTTTGCCTGGGGATGATGGTGTTCTCGAACATCGCGGGCCGGATCGCCGACCGCGTGGGGCACCTGCGCTCCGTCCGCGTGCTCTCGGTCATCGGGCTCGCCTGCGTGCTCGGCTTCGTGTACGTCGACAATTACTGGCTGATGCTCGCCATCGTCTTCGGGACGGGCGGGTCGTTCGCCTCGATGTCGCCGGTGGCCCTCGCGCTGACGGGCGTGATCGTCGAGCCGCGCGATTACAGCCGCGCCAACGCGATCTACAACATGTTCTACGCGGCGGGCATCCTCACGGGTCCGCTCGTCGCCAGCCGGATCTTCCAGCGCTTCGGCGGCATCACGATGCTCTACCACCACGTGGCGATGTGGGCCGCGTTCGTGCTCTTCACGGTCGTCTTCATGTACGACGATCCGGCGGCGCGGCGGAAGCGGGACGCGAAGGACCAGGTCGACCCCGACCCGACGGGGTTGCCGGGCGGGGCCGCTGGTTGA
- a CDS encoding cysteine hydrolase family protein produces the protein MAEPTTLRALVGLPADPTALRDSALVMIDCQNTYRRGVMQLEGVEAALDQAARLLARARVVGAPVIHIAHDAGPGSPYDVNAEIGHIADVVAPRAGEPLIVKRFPSSFEQTDLAERLEKLGAKNLILAGFMTHVCVNSTARAAFNRGYRATVVGGATATRALPGPSGRVLPAATVHEVALAALSDIFAVVVGDESDIPD, from the coding sequence ATGGCTGAACCCACGACCCTGCGCGCCCTCGTCGGCCTGCCCGCGGATCCCACGGCGCTCCGCGACTCGGCGCTCGTGATGATCGATTGCCAGAACACCTATCGACGCGGCGTGATGCAGCTCGAAGGCGTGGAGGCAGCGCTCGATCAGGCCGCGCGGCTGCTCGCGCGGGCGCGCGTGGTCGGGGCGCCGGTGATCCACATCGCGCACGACGCCGGCCCCGGCAGCCCGTACGACGTGAACGCCGAGATCGGGCACATCGCGGACGTCGTCGCGCCGCGGGCGGGCGAGCCTTTGATCGTGAAACGTTTCCCGAGCTCGTTCGAGCAGACGGACCTCGCCGAGCGGCTCGAGAAGCTTGGCGCGAAAAACCTGATCCTGGCCGGCTTCATGACGCACGTCTGCGTGAACTCCACGGCCCGCGCCGCATTCAACCGCGGCTACCGCGCCACGGTGGTCGGCGGCGCGACGGCGACGCGCGCCCTGCCGGGGCCGAGCGGCCGCGTCCTGCCCGCGGCGACCGTGCACGAGGTCGCGCTGGCCGCGCTCTCGGACATCTTCGCGGTCGTGGTCGGAGACGAATCCGATATCCCCGATTGA
- a CDS encoding phytoene desaturase family protein, which translates to MERWDTIVVGSGSGGLTAALALARAGQRVLVLEQHYLPGGWTHSFALEGYRFSPGVHYIGELGPGESVRALYEGLGLAPDLVFHELAPDGFDHFVIGGERFDVPAGFDRYFERLVSRFPHERKGLEKYFDVVGRIVADTLRCEELLASPGGALTLPFRARSLAVWGLRTQRALLDGTIRDPLLRGILAAQSGNHGLPPSRVSLPLHARMITHYYGGGFYPRGGAKRIPMAMIKALRKRGGEIRLRARVRRILVEDGRAAGVELESGERFASRAVVSNADPAITFGKLLEPPHGERERRKTRRMEYSVGLLSVFAATDLDLRALGLDSGNYWIYRTLDVSGVYERALHALPQGLIEGLFLTVTTLKDPGHAPKGHHTLELFTFVPYEPFEAWAGTTAARPAAYRDLKERLGDAMIAAAERVIPGLGKNLVFRSVGTPLTNDFYCETHRGASYGTAKLPSQLGPFSFPIRSSVPGLYNVGASTISHGVAGAATSGLFAAREILGVRHIQDLLAPADGSLRVVPASDVAPASGARGHAPHEDENEDALAS; encoded by the coding sequence ATGGAGCGCTGGGACACGATCGTCGTGGGATCGGGGTCGGGGGGCCTCACGGCCGCGCTCGCGCTCGCGCGGGCCGGGCAGCGGGTGCTCGTCCTCGAACAGCATTATCTGCCGGGCGGCTGGACGCACAGCTTCGCGCTCGAAGGTTATCGGTTCAGCCCCGGCGTCCATTACATCGGCGAGCTCGGCCCCGGCGAATCCGTCCGCGCCCTTTACGAGGGCCTCGGCCTCGCCCCGGACCTCGTCTTCCACGAGCTCGCCCCGGACGGGTTCGACCATTTCGTCATCGGCGGCGAGCGGTTCGACGTCCCTGCCGGCTTCGATCGATATTTCGAGCGCCTCGTCTCCCGCTTCCCGCACGAGCGAAAGGGCCTCGAGAAATACTTCGACGTCGTCGGCCGCATCGTCGCCGACACCCTCCGCTGCGAGGAGCTGCTCGCCTCGCCGGGCGGCGCCCTCACGCTCCCGTTCCGCGCCCGGAGCCTCGCCGTCTGGGGCCTGCGCACCCAGCGCGCGCTGCTCGACGGCACCATCCGCGATCCGCTCCTCCGCGGCATCCTCGCCGCGCAATCGGGCAACCACGGCCTGCCCCCCTCGCGTGTCTCGCTCCCGCTCCACGCCCGCATGATCACCCATTATTACGGCGGCGGTTTTTATCCACGCGGCGGCGCCAAGCGTATCCCCATGGCCATGATCAAGGCCCTGCGCAAGCGCGGCGGCGAGATCCGCCTCCGCGCCCGCGTCCGCCGCATCCTCGTCGAGGACGGCCGCGCGGCCGGCGTCGAGCTCGAATCCGGCGAGCGGTTCGCGTCCCGCGCCGTCGTCTCCAACGCCGACCCCGCGATCACCTTCGGCAAGCTCCTCGAGCCGCCCCACGGCGAGCGCGAGCGCCGGAAGACCCGCCGCATGGAATACTCCGTCGGCCTGCTCAGCGTCTTCGCCGCCACCGACCTCGATCTACGCGCCCTGGGCCTCGACTCGGGCAATTACTGGATCTATCGCACGCTCGACGTGAGCGGCGTCTACGAGCGCGCCCTCCACGCGCTCCCCCAGGGCCTCATCGAGGGCCTCTTCCTCACGGTCACCACGCTGAAGGACCCCGGCCACGCCCCGAAGGGCCACCATACCCTCGAGCTCTTCACGTTCGTCCCCTACGAGCCCTTCGAGGCCTGGGCCGGCACCACCGCGGCCCGCCCCGCGGCCTATCGCGACCTCAAGGAGCGCCTCGGCGACGCCATGATCGCCGCCGCCGAGCGCGTGATCCCCGGGCTCGGCAAGAACCTCGTCTTCCGCTCCGTCGGCACGCCCCTCACGAACGACTTTTATTGCGAGACCCACCGCGGCGCGAGTTACGGCACCGCAAAGCTCCCGTCCCAGCTCGGCCCCTTTTCGTTCCCCATTCGCTCGAGCGTCCCCGGCCTCTACAACGTCGGCGCCAGCACGATCAGCCACGGCGTCGCGGGCGCCGCCACCTCCGGCCTCTTCGCGGCCCGCGAGATCCTCGGCGTCCGGCACATCCAGGACCTGCTCGCCCCGGCCGACGGCTCGCTCCGGGTCGTCCCCGCTTCGGACGTCGCGCCCGCCTCCGGGGCCCGCGGACACGCGCCCCACGAGGACGAAAACGAAGACGCCCTCGCCTCCTGA
- a CDS encoding serine/threonine-protein kinase, giving the protein MRIVRASPEENVDVENTTVLAAPGLASTESGPRSVPRSERRFVPPSLAERYEDIHFLGEGGMGAVYRGRDKRLGRVVALKLLKGSDPELWRRFLLEARAQAKIQHEHVCRIYEAGEADGEPFIAMQYIEGEPLSRMAGRLSLEQRVKVMREVAAAVHEAHRLGLIHRDLKPGNIMVEADADGGIKPYVMDFGLAREVADKGETVTGAVLGTPAFMSPEQAKGEVHALDRRSDVYSLGATLYDVLAERPPFVAPHAWKLLMMVAFEDPPPLGTVKKGVPADLETIVMKCLERDPGRRYESARALAEDLQRFLDGEPIAARRASWGYVLLKKARKHKLATALGGASLVAALALSGVWFEARQQAAAEARLAQELGERVKEMELFLRAAYALPLHDVERERDVVRRKLAGIEQRMKEAGRVGEGPGHYALGRGYLALGDPEKAREHLEAAVAAGYRSPELEYALGRTLGELYRRALDETKRITNAEERKKREAELAAALRDPALGHLRAASGAEIEAPAYVEGLIALYEGRNEEARALGKEAFEQAPWMYEAKQLEADALFAEGSKYRHDAAFDWEKMKRYFDPAAEAYAVAARMGESDPDLHRAECELWEKMGWAAGEKGASMKAALDTADEACMRAVQASSKDGRARVQRALVMSARSYAFRGDTGEEARRVAEEAVRAAEESVRMSPGDVMAHYAMARSINNHTQILSSRGEDLSVEPVISAYRRAIELDPSFTWAVNELGQVYLAAAGRATSRGEDVQDVVNEALRHFDRAIALDPAFAPPIHLRVQALALLVRHEIQRGRAEMAPVAALAAALTSLEQRENIDPFRKAYWRARVERLQGLRELSLGRDPRPSIQSALDRVRRFAGDQPRDPYLLAEVACCYYLRALYEIQEGLAPDASVSTARQATSEAAKLRGGLTPDLRGMTAEIDLIAIRVAVQRRDVDADAFDAALATIRPLLSDARDPNPYQIAAEIHAWRASWAQQTARSSREDVAAGLLMADKALSINPHMATALLAKGLLYLVQARAAGRGAAVSDAARRAREALESAFREDHSLERQHGQALMEALALL; this is encoded by the coding sequence ATGAGGATCGTTCGAGCGTCGCCCGAGGAGAACGTCGACGTGGAGAACACCACGGTGCTCGCGGCGCCGGGTCTCGCGTCGACGGAATCAGGCCCTCGTTCGGTGCCGCGGTCCGAGCGTCGCTTCGTGCCTCCGTCCCTCGCGGAGCGGTACGAGGACATCCATTTCCTCGGCGAAGGCGGGATGGGGGCGGTCTACCGCGGCCGGGACAAGCGGCTCGGGCGCGTGGTGGCGCTCAAGCTCTTGAAGGGCAGCGATCCGGAGCTCTGGCGGCGTTTCCTGCTGGAGGCGCGCGCGCAGGCGAAGATCCAGCACGAGCACGTCTGCCGCATTTACGAGGCCGGGGAGGCCGACGGCGAGCCGTTCATCGCGATGCAATACATCGAGGGCGAGCCGCTCTCGAGGATGGCCGGGCGGCTCTCGCTCGAGCAACGCGTGAAGGTGATGCGCGAGGTCGCGGCGGCGGTGCACGAGGCGCACCGGCTCGGGCTGATTCATCGGGATCTGAAGCCCGGGAACATCATGGTCGAGGCCGACGCGGACGGGGGAATCAAGCCGTACGTGATGGATTTTGGTCTGGCGCGGGAGGTCGCGGACAAGGGGGAGACGGTGACGGGGGCGGTGCTGGGGACGCCGGCGTTCATGTCGCCGGAGCAAGCGAAGGGCGAGGTGCACGCGCTGGATCGACGTTCGGACGTGTATTCGCTCGGGGCGACCTTGTACGACGTCCTCGCGGAGCGGCCACCGTTCGTCGCGCCACACGCGTGGAAGCTCTTGATGATGGTGGCGTTCGAGGATCCGCCGCCGCTCGGGACGGTGAAGAAGGGGGTGCCGGCGGACCTCGAGACGATCGTGATGAAATGCCTGGAGCGTGATCCCGGGCGTCGATACGAATCGGCGCGGGCGCTCGCGGAGGATCTGCAGCGATTTCTGGACGGGGAGCCCATCGCGGCGCGGCGTGCGTCCTGGGGATACGTGCTCCTGAAGAAGGCGCGGAAGCACAAGCTCGCGACGGCGCTCGGGGGGGCGTCGCTCGTCGCCGCGCTCGCGCTCTCGGGTGTGTGGTTCGAGGCGCGGCAGCAGGCGGCGGCGGAGGCGAGGCTCGCGCAGGAGCTCGGGGAGCGGGTGAAGGAGATGGAGCTCTTCCTGCGCGCGGCCTACGCATTGCCCTTGCACGACGTGGAGCGGGAGCGGGACGTGGTGCGGCGGAAGCTCGCGGGGATCGAGCAACGAATGAAGGAGGCGGGGCGGGTCGGCGAGGGGCCGGGGCATTACGCGCTCGGGCGGGGGTATCTGGCGCTGGGGGATCCGGAGAAGGCGCGGGAGCACCTGGAGGCGGCGGTGGCGGCGGGGTATCGGTCGCCGGAGCTCGAATATGCGCTCGGTCGGACGCTGGGGGAGCTGTATCGAAGGGCGCTCGACGAGACGAAGCGGATCACGAACGCGGAGGAGCGAAAGAAGCGGGAGGCGGAGCTCGCGGCGGCGTTGCGGGATCCTGCGCTCGGGCATCTGCGGGCGGCGTCGGGGGCGGAGATCGAGGCGCCGGCGTACGTGGAGGGGCTGATCGCGCTGTACGAGGGGAGGAACGAGGAGGCGCGGGCGCTGGGGAAGGAGGCGTTCGAGCAGGCGCCGTGGATGTACGAGGCGAAGCAACTGGAGGCGGATGCGTTGTTCGCGGAGGGGAGCAAGTATCGGCACGACGCGGCGTTCGATTGGGAGAAGATGAAGCGGTATTTCGATCCGGCGGCGGAGGCGTACGCGGTGGCGGCGCGGATGGGGGAGAGTGATCCGGACCTGCATCGGGCGGAGTGTGAGCTTTGGGAGAAGATGGGGTGGGCAGCGGGGGAGAAGGGGGCGTCGATGAAGGCGGCGCTCGATACGGCGGATGAAGCTTGCATGCGCGCGGTGCAGGCGAGCTCGAAGGATGGAAGGGCGCGGGTGCAGCGGGCGCTCGTGATGTCGGCGCGATCGTATGCATTCCGCGGCGATACCGGGGAGGAAGCACGGCGGGTCGCGGAGGAGGCGGTGCGCGCGGCGGAGGAGAGCGTGCGCATGAGCCCGGGGGACGTGATGGCGCATTATGCGATGGCGCGCTCGATCAACAACCACACGCAGATCCTCTCCTCGCGGGGCGAGGATCTATCGGTCGAGCCCGTCATCTCTGCGTATCGTCGAGCCATCGAGCTCGACCCGAGCTTCACCTGGGCGGTCAACGAGCTGGGGCAGGTATATCTTGCGGCTGCAGGCCGGGCCACCTCGCGCGGCGAGGATGTGCAGGATGTCGTGAACGAGGCCCTCCGACATTTCGACCGCGCGATCGCGCTGGATCCGGCCTTCGCGCCACCCATCCATCTGAGAGTCCAGGCGCTCGCCCTGCTGGTGCGTCACGAGATCCAACGAGGTCGAGCCGAGATGGCTCCAGTCGCGGCGCTGGCGGCGGCACTCACGTCACTCGAGCAGCGGGAAAACATCGACCCATTTCGTAAAGCCTACTGGAGGGCACGCGTGGAGCGACTCCAAGGACTTCGCGAGCTCTCCCTCGGCCGAGATCCACGCCCATCGATACAATCAGCTCTCGATAGGGTGCGTCGCTTCGCCGGTGACCAGCCCAGAGATCCGTACCTGCTCGCCGAAGTGGCCTGCTGTTATTATCTGCGTGCCTTGTACGAGATCCAGGAAGGTCTCGCCCCGGACGCCTCCGTCTCGACCGCACGGCAAGCTACATCGGAGGCGGCGAAGCTTCGCGGGGGCCTGACCCCCGACCTGCGCGGAATGACCGCGGAGATCGACCTGATCGCCATACGCGTCGCCGTGCAACGGAGGGACGTGGACGCCGACGCCTTTGATGCCGCCCTCGCGACGATACGCCCGTTGCTCTCCGATGCCAGGGATCCGAACCCATACCAAATCGCGGCCGAGATCCATGCCTGGCGGGCGTCGTGGGCCCAGCAGACCGCCAGAAGTTCGCGCGAGGACGTCGCCGCCGGGCTCCTCATGGCGGACAAGGCGCTCTCGATAAATCCACACATGGCCACGGCGCTCCTGGCGAAGGGTCTACTCTACCTGGTACAGGCTCGCGCGGCAGGCCGTGGGGCCGCGGTCTCCGACGCCGCCCGTCGCGCGAGGGAGGCCCTGGAGTCCGCCTTCCGCGAGGATCACAGCCTCGAGCGCCAACATGGCCAGGCTCTCATGGAGGCGCTTGCGTTGCTCTGA